A region from the Topomyia yanbarensis strain Yona2022 unplaced genomic scaffold, ASM3024719v1 HiC_scaffold_122, whole genome shotgun sequence genome encodes:
- the LOC131694719 gene encoding arginase, hepatic-like: MIFQKQFVNLLQRTSNLPSSVMARYCSSKSLEKCKKINYEKIGIVGVPFEKGQRKQGVGLGPKAIREAGLIDSIQEISHRLNIRDYGDIHYEALNLSGRQTVNMRMLEHVASCTKHLSEKVVQVLNDDRLCVTLGGDHAIAIGSIDGHLKHSADVAVIWVDAHADLNTNATSPSGNLHGMPVALLAKELADYWPYIPGMDWQEPIISIKNLVYIGLRSVDPYERAIIDKFNIHAFGMREVEKYGIRDVMKMALERVDPDKSKSLHVSFDIDSLDVLEAPSTGTSVRGGLTLREGIYIMEELYNTERLAAVDLVEVNPSIGTAEDVKKTVDAAIHLLVAACGNSRRGNIPDTLDFK, translated from the coding sequence ATGATATTCCAGAAGCAATTCGTCAATTTATTACAGCGTACAAGTAATTTGCCCAGTTCGGTCATGGCAAGGTATTGCTCGTCAAAAAGTTTGGAAAAGTGCAAGAAAATCAATTACGAGAAGATCGGCATCGTTGGAGTGCCATTCGAAAAAGGTCAACGAAAGCAGGGAGTCGGTTTAGGGCCGAAGGCCATTCGAGAGGCTGGGTTGATAGACAGCATCCAGGAGATTTCGCACAGATTGAACATCCGGGACTATGGGGACATACATTACGAGGCGCTGAATCTAAGTGGAAGACAGACTGTCAATATGAGAATGCTGGAACATGTGGCGAGTTGCACCAAGCATCTGTCGGAAAAAGTTGTGCAAGTGTTAAACGATGATCGTCTGTGTGTGACTCTGGGAGGCgatcatgcaattgcaatcGGTTCCATCGATGGCCACCTGAAGCACTCGGCCGATGTTGCTGTGATATGGGTCGATGCACATGCCGATTTGAACACCAACGCGACATCACCGTCGGGAAACCTGCACGGAATGCCGGTCGCCCTGTTAGCGAAGGAACTGGCTGATTATTGGCCGTACATCCCGGGAATGGATTGGCAGGAGCCAATTATTTCGATCAAAAATTTGGTGTACATTGGACTTCGTTCGGTGGATCCGTACGAGCGGGCGATTATCGATAAATTCAATATACATGCCTTCGGAATGCGAGAAGTGGAGAAATACGGTATCCGAGACGTCATGAAGATGGCTTTGGAGCGGGTAGATCCCGATAAGAGCAAAAGTTTACATGTAAGTTTCGATATTGACTCTTTGGATGTACTGGAAGCGCCGAGTACGGGTACAAGCGTCCGGGGTGGATTAACTCTGCGGGAAGGTATCTACATAATGGAAGAGTTATACAACACGGAACGATTGGCTGCAGTGGATTTGGTTGAAGTAAATCCCTCTATTGGTACGGCGGAAGATGTTAAGAAAACGGTGGATGCTGCAATCCATCTGCTAGTAGCCGCTTGTGGAAACAGTCGAAGGGGCAACATTCCAGACACTTTGGATTTTAAGTAA